A window of Cydia amplana chromosome 16, ilCydAmpl1.1, whole genome shotgun sequence genomic DNA:
ctttttgtttatttttttaggttgtGTCAGCTATCGTGGCGGTAGTTCTTAGCCTCATTTTCAATATAAACCGCGAAAATCACCTGCGCAAGGCCAATGCTCTGAACGACACCAGTTTATTATTTAAGATCATGGGAATCACTGTAAATGTAATTATAAGCGTTTTCTTTTCAATGGAAATGGATAGCGTATTAAAATATAACGCAAGTAACATGACATGTGCAGAATGTTAGAAAATTAAGATTATTTATGTCTAGTACCGGTCTATTAATTTAACTATATTTTGTTACTACtctttttcttttattacaTCACAAAATCAACAAAATTAAGTGTAATTATAGGATAGGTAATGTAAAATTAGATtactcattataaaattatactcTGCCAAacccaatttgtcagtagaaaaaggcgcgaaattataattttctatgggagaacAACCCTTCGggcctaatttttttaaatttgccgcctttttctactgacagaaATGGCATGCTAAACCATAAATTATGCATAAAAGCATACATTTAAAACCTGCACTGTGATATTTTAAGAATTATAACTTAAGATTTTATCAATACTCATaacttcaaataataaaaactttgtTTGATATTGTTGCTTTCATTTCTAGCGCCTAAAATTGTCACACTCATACTTCCGTTTATTTCTACCAATCACAATTAAAcggatatacttggtcaacaagatcttgacagtagaaaaaggcggcaaatttgaaaaatttaggcgcgaagggatatcgtcccatagaaaatttgaatttcgcgcctttttttactgacaagatttggttgacccgcTATATATACATACTGCCAACTGTAAGATAAATGCCCCATCCGTTCGCTCTGATTTACGCAGTTTTACCACCAGTGGATGAAGATTTTAGACATTGaccataaattattaaatttattaataaccTTTCCATGGTCATATCGCAACCATACTCTTTGATCGCAACACAAAAATGAATCAAAAATCGCAAGACGAGCGAGCAGAGCGAGTGACGTTATACGTCACTCATCAGGTTGTTTTTCTGTCActtctgtcagtgtcaaatcaaGTGAACGCACGGAACGCACTAAACGAGAAGAGCTCGCAACAAGTGAAAATCAATACCTAACTTAAAACTCAGTGGAAAGACAGGTTGCAAAGTTGCATGATAACTGAATATCTTCCCACAATACTACCGCGATAATAATTATCGAATTGCCCTTCGTGGCGTTCCGCTCATTCGTGCCGCTGCGTTCGGTAAAAAGTGAGAGGCGAGGTTACCGCAGCACAGATAACGAGGTTGCATTTCGCTCGCCAATAACTAATTAGTTGTCCCCGGGCTCCAGTCGCGGTAGCACGTCACAATGGCCAGCGGAAGGATCGTTGTTTACGGCGGCAGAGGCGCGCTCGGCGCGGCGTGCGTGAATCACTTCAAATCGGCAAACTGGTGGGTCGCCAATGTCGATTTGAACCCGAATGAGACTGCTGACGTGAACATTACTGTTCCTAAGGACGCTTCGTGGGTGCAGCAGGAGGAACACGTGGTGAACGAGCTCGCGGCCGCGCTTCAAGGTCAGAAAGTGAATGCGGTTATTTGTGTAGCCGGCGGCTGGGCTGGCGGCAACGCCGCTAAAGACCTGAGCAAGCAAGCGGACCTGATGTGGCGTCAGTCCGTATGGAGCTCAAGCATTGCTGCTACTCTCGCTGCCAAGTACCTGGCTCCTGGAGGTTTACTTGCTCTTACCGGAGCTAAAGCTGCATTAGATGCCACTCCTGGCATGATCGGCTATGGCATGGCTAAGGCTGCTGTTCATCAGCTCACAAAGTCCCTCGGAGCCAAAGATTCAGGTTTACCTGATAATTCTTTAGCCGTTGCGATCATGCCTATAACACTGGACACCGAGATGAACAGGAAATGGATGCCAAAAGCCGACCACAGCACATGGACCCCGTTGACATATGTGGCTCAACTGTTTGATAAATGGATCAAGGGAGAGGAGAGGCCGCAAAGTGGCAGCTTGGTGGCTCTCGTCACCAAGGCTAATGTTACTGAATTAATTgtagaataaaataatgttagCTCAAAGAGATTATGATGAAAACTTATGAAAAACTGGAGTAAATGTCTTGCCGTACATAGTATGTGAGATATATGttgcattttatttttgatgctatttaaaatatatttgaatgtTGTGATGTATACAAAGTAATGTTAATATCAGACAATAAGGGGAACAATCTCAATAAGTATCAAATTATGTATTGAATGTGTAGATGAAAGATTTATGCATGTATTAAAGATTGTTacacaataaattaaatgtatttttttccatTTCCTTTATaagtattgaaaataaaactaattgaATAAAATTCTAAATGACTACAAAACCTTGGTGAGATAACCAGAAAAACTATGTTGGAGCATAGGAAGTAGGAACATTGgttaattcaaacaaattattaaaaattaaacctCATTTTCATCAATAGTCTTATTGTGACAAGGTTCTTACGGTAACTTATTAGACAgcttatagtctgtgcggaaagagaagagacgtGGAATATATCgggcccgatacattccacgactcttctctttccgcacaggctctACTAATAttctaagtacagtcagcgataaaagcttgtaccaaaaatgaaatttttgacaaaaacttattaaatgacgtaatttatgaatagcccctttcCTGTTTACACATGGCATTGTCATCAAAAAGTAACAATTAATATTCTATGAATGAATAAGAATGGGGTCGAGTTACGTTTGACGAGTTTATGTGTTACGATAAAGAGGTCATTGTGGTAACAAGTAACAATGATTAAGTAACATTTATAACTTtaactaattataatttaacaaattgttatgATAAAACTTGGTACATAGTACGTATGTCTTCAGACTCATTTACAactatatatataatagtaaTTGATACTTATCTAAACATTTTAATcatacctacactaaaataGTAGTAAAGTGGCAATGCACAAAACAAGTGTTTAATCTATTTCACCATACATAACTCAAGTTAATAATGAATGTTTCATGACCATTCGATAAAAAAATGTGATAACTAGTATACCTATTGGTTAAAGCAGGGGTCTCCAAATTTTTTTACCTGAGGGCCATATGCGCCTCAGAATTTTCGCGCGGGCCACCTGTATCTGGTTGCTGCTGTTAGGGCTGAACCTCTGGAGCCTGGCTCCcgcgggccggattggaacgctGTCGGCGGGCCGGATTTGGCCCACGGGCCGAGGTTTGGAGAGCCCTGAGTTAAGGTAAAGAACGTTATGTAGTAATATTTGattgtttaacacattcagtgccagcgactcgctaggggagttcaatgttcgtaggcgcttttcgctacataccgttTTTCCCGTATTGTCGGCtactcgcgctggcactgaatgtgttaaactctTAATTTACGGTTGTATCCCGTGTAGGCGCATAATGCCCAGAGCGCCTAAGCGCCTAAGgattaaggttccgtcacacaggcgcgttttccgggcggggcgtgagcgatTTATCCgccacgccccgcccggaaaacgcgcctatgTGACAGAACCTTTAGACTGCGTTACCGGTAGCTAGAGGAATTTCGCTTTATATCATTAATTTAATGAGTATGACAATAAATGAGGCAGTTCTGTGAACTATGATTACGCACAGTTTCTGTTCGGTAAAAACCTTCGATCGGTAATTCCCCGCCAGAGTTATGAAGGTATGTTTCCTCGTAATCGGAGAATGTGTCTGCAAATAGGTACCTCTACCTACGACTTACGTATATATCTATGATACGTTTCTATTCTACGACAAACGGTGAGCTACATACATGAAACAAAAATTCCTATAGGCACGTAGACGTAGtaagtatatgtaggtaggtaggtgtatCGCGACTATTGTCAGAACGAAACCGGATTTTTTGCCGAATCCGAACCGAACCGAAGGCTTGGTTTTGCTCGTTTCGACCCAAACATAATTTTTATGCCAATACTTGCCGGTACTGGAATTTCGGTAGGACACAATACACTCTCGACACTTCTCACGATAACCGTCGGACTCTAGAAGTCTACCCACTAACTATGATTGCCATCTTCAGGACTATatagctaggtaggtatattgtttaCTAAAGCTatcgttaaaataataataaactctgGATAAAAGAGTAATTAAGGATGAACGAATGCAGTATCATACAaaaactatgaaactttccccTAACTCAAAGGGTCTAGCCGCATtcctatagtgaaactgcccctcGCTGAAATGTATAGCTTTCTTTGGTgcgtttgtttgttttatattaagatgtcgttttaccaaatttcaagctCAGAATCCTCTTGGTTttgctaaaaattaaaaaaaaaaagaaaaaagtttttatttttttatagctaAACTTATGGTTCGATTtcattcaaatttagatattttagacACCTAATAGTaattcatttataaaaaaaaaattaaggttcTAACTTGTTTACAAgtgccaaattttttttttgaattttttaaaaaattttttttgttacttaaaagagggtgacaacctcaatttttagttatttagtgCACAATATAACATTgcgcaaaatatattttttccgaaAAAATCCATTTGTGGCATCAAggtaaaaatatcttacatttgCATACAGGCCGTCTGTCTTACGACCATAGGTACTACGCTAGAAGGACAAGTACCTTTAAGATATTGATATATTTCCCTATCAAAATTACGTCTATTCCTCTATTGAAATTAACTAATACTCACTGCATTAAAAATATactctcttttaatgaaatggCGTGCATATATTGGaatcaataaattattatttctgaATAAAAAGGTATAAAACTTCTTACACATATTaaagtaataatttattattgattttttctactccagcacttaaatgtgtcaattaaatgactgacagtgatatctaaagcaatgtcatttgaatgctttgtctataggctcataagatgactgctagcagtcatcttatgagtataatacaactgctttatttttttttaaagatacaagttccgatcatcttgattgaaagaggtatgttttcatttacaataataactctttttttttttaaataataactcaattttttttaaataataactctttttttttaataataactcttttttttaataataactttttttttttttttttgctgcagctgtcatagaaaaagtaatgtatgcaacagctcataattggttcttaaaattctcgggtctttttttacaaaactcgactacgtctcgttttgtaacttcgacccttgaattttaagaacccttattatatcactgttgcataaactactattaaacgcCGATAACAAACTTGTATTCGAatttaaagaaagaaagaaagctaTACATTTCAGCgaggggcagtttcactataggaatgcggctagacccttttcttgtaatttatttactcttctttatttgtctttttttacgaaaaaaaaaaatacgtgataTTTACCGAGATCCTCCTCCCCCAATATTGTGTTAGATTTGTCTTGAACCCTATCCCATCCTGTAAATACCTTACGTAAATAATGGACGCCCTCTAATATGATTGCACTTTAGTCCTAATATTTCCAAaggcccctccacactcgtgcgcgaatcgcggcgcgaagtcgcgaacgcgagtgtggagtcgatttcgctgaTCTACGAacttgactccacactcgcgttcgcggcttcgtgcGCGATttacgcacatagtctggaggagGCTCAATAAACAACACGCAATAGACCCGCATTCTAAGAAGACATCGATTAACTATAATTAGATCTATTAGATTCAACTTATCATTATCTACTTACACCTGCATGTCTAATGATCTAATGATTGCAAAATTCCTAATAAGTCTACCTAATTTATGGATTCGCAGTTAGTACCTAAATAGATTGATAGACCATAAATAAGCTAgtaactgtgcgtttctccaggaacttcctgcctcgcacagctaaactgtgaacTGTCGCTTGATGCGGTATTTCCgtaccgatacgaccttcaaaccttcaagaaaagggcgtactcccatcttaaaggccggcaacgcacttataacccctctggtgttgcgtgtgtccatgggcggcggtaatcgcttaccatcaggtgatccgtctgctcgtttgccataCATGATCATGATCATAAAAAAAGTAAGTAACTACTGTATCAAAGGTTTATTGTCAAA
This region includes:
- the LOC134655409 gene encoding dihydropteridine reductase; this encodes MASGRIVVYGGRGALGAACVNHFKSANWWVANVDLNPNETADVNITVPKDASWVQQEEHVVNELAAALQGQKVNAVICVAGGWAGGNAAKDLSKQADLMWRQSVWSSSIAATLAAKYLAPGGLLALTGAKAALDATPGMIGYGMAKAAVHQLTKSLGAKDSGLPDNSLAVAIMPITLDTEMNRKWMPKADHSTWTPLTYVAQLFDKWIKGEERPQSGSLVALVTKANVTELIVE